A segment of the Nostoc sp. TCL26-01 genome:
AAGAAGCTACTTATGTAGGTACAACAGAGAAAATCAATCGGAACATTAGTCAGATACTCATCGATACCCTCAAAGCTAATAACTTCACTGACCCCAGCCGTATTTACATCCAGTCCTTTGAAGTCGGTAATCTCAAACAGTTGCATGATGTGATCATGCCTGCTGCGGGAGTAGATATCCCACTTATTCAACTTTTGGATGCTGCTGATATTGACATCAACGGCAAGATTATCGAAAGTCAACCTTACGACTTGCAGGTTAGTGGTGATACCCGCACCTATGGCGACTTGCGGACTCCCACAGGTTTAGCTGATGTGGCTAAATACGCTGATGGTATTGGCCCTTGGAAGCGGATGATTGTCAGCGTCAAAGGTACTGATGCTAATGGTGATGGCGTAGCAGATGATATCAATGGGGATGGAGCTGTCAATGATGCTGATAAGACTTTATTACCTCCCACGACCTTAGTTCAAGATGCTCACAACGCCGGGTTGCTGGTTCATCCTTACACCTTCCGGGCTGAAGACCGGTACTTAGCCAAAGATTACACAGTTAATGGCAAAGGCAAGTTAGCACTGGAAATTCAGCAGTTCTATCAATTAGGTGTAGATGCCCTATTCTCAGACTTTCCCGATATTGCCGATCAAGTACGGGATCAACTCAGAGATAATCCTTTGTATAATGTAGTGCGATCGCCACAAAATCCTGATGTGCTTTCCGGAAATGCGATCGCTAATTTGGGCGCTTCTAAAGGCTTTGAAGGTGGCGCTATCAATGCCAGCAAAACCAAGCTGTATATGCTGTTGGAAGGGACTGTCCAAGGCGATACTCCTGGTGCTTTGCGGATTAACGAATTTGATCTTGCTAGCCACAAATACACAGATAAGAAGCTGTACTACAGACTGGATACTCCCGCAAATGCGATCGGTGATTTAGCTGTCATCAATGACAATGAATACCTGGTCATTGAACGGGATAATGGTCAAGGAGCCTCAGCTAAATTCAAGAAAATCTACAAAATAGACCTGTCAAAAACCGACTCCAACGGTTTTGTGTCGAAAGAAGAAGTTGTGGACTTGTTGAATATCCAAGACCCCAACGACCTCAACGGTGATGGTAAGACTACCTTCGACTTCCCATTCCAAACAATTGAAGATGTTTTAGTTGTTGACAAAAACACCATTTTGGTAGCTAATGACAACAACTATCCCTTCTCTACAGGTCGTCCAGGCAACGATCCACAAAATCCCAAAATCGACAACAATGAGATTCTGTTGTTGAAGTTGGATAAGCCCCTCAACCTGGCTCCCGGTTTAGGTCAGCCCAAAGCCGAAGACATTAAGTTTGGTTCCACCGGCAGTGATGACATTACAACTCAACCCAATCAAACCTTGTTGACAGGTGATGGTGCAGACTTTGTTGAGTCGAATGGCAACAACACAATCAGCACAGGCAACGGTGATGATACTGTAGTTACAGGTAGCAACTCATCTGTATCCACTGGTAGTGGTAACGATCAAATTGCGATCGGTGCTAATGGTCCAGCCAGCAACACCAATGCTGATGGTGGTAGCGGTGATGATGAAATTACCGTCGTTGAAGCCAATGGTAGCAACAACCTGTTTGGTGGAGCCGGTGCTGACAGCTTGACTGTAGTCGAAGGTTCACGCCAATCATCCTTCGGTGGTTCTGGTAAAGACACCCTTACCAGCAACGGTGACAAGAATCGTCTCTATGGCGGTTCTGGAGATGACAAGTTGTTCTCCAACGTCAATGACTCCCTGTTTGGTGGTGATGGTGATGACGTGCTATTTGCTGGTGCTGGCGGTGGTAATCGCTTGACTGGTGGTGCAGGAATTGATCAATTCTGGATTGCTAATGGCAGTCTACCTACGAGCAAGAATATCGTGGCTGACTTCACTATTGGTGTTGACAAAATCGGATTGGGTGGAATTGGCGTAACTCAATTCAGTGCCTTAACTTTGGTGCAACAAGGTAGCGATACTTTAGTGAAGAGTGGAGCGACTGAGTTAGTTTCTTTACTAGGAATTACTTCTACTAATCTGACAGCTAGCGATTTCGTCTTCTCTGCTAGCGTTATCGGTTAGGCATGATGAAAGTTCATTTTTAAAGTCAGTTAATTTCCACTGATTTCTGAAGGCGGGGTAGTATTGCTATCCCGCTTTTTATATTTTTCAGGAGTTTTTTCCAGATAATCTATCTCCCCAGACATACTTATCACTGAAACAAGCTGATTATTTGAAAAAATTAACTTTTTTATAATCTTTTCTAAATCTTCAACAATTATTTTTTGTGAGTAACCAAAAGTAGATGAACTATCCACACTAATTGGATGTATAGGATTATTACTTGATTTTTGAACAGATACGTAGTGGCGTGGCAAGACTAAAATAGTGCAATAGTAGAGTGCGTTGTTGCGTACTCCTTCGGAGAACCCGCAGGGTAGCATAACGCACCGCCAATGAGATTAAGACGGTGCGTTACTTCGTTAACGCACCCTACAAAAATAAAAATATATCGCCACATTTAAAGCTTGCCATGCCACTACATATACTTAGATTTTTTGTGTAAGCACAGGCTACGCCAACAGAAATCAAATCGGATTCCTATAGATTTTAAGCATTTTGTAGCCGATTACAAATAATGGTTCTGTGGTCAAAAATTTGCAGTGCGGATTTGGGAGTAATTAATAACAGTAATTAGTAACCTAATTTTCTGATTCTCCACAGATACACAAATGCTGCGATTAGGCAAACAGCAAGATATTTAGGGAGTAGTTGGTATGACTGATACAAATGGCAACGCTAAAAACGTCATTATTTTTGTTGCAGATGGATTGCGTCACGGTTCTGTCAATCCTGTTGATACCCCAACTTTATACAGCATCCGTCAGCAGGGAGTGAGTTTTACTAATAGTCATTCACTGTTTCCTACATTTACCACACCGAATGCTTCGGCGATCGCCACAGGACATTACCTGGGTGACACTGGTGATTTCAGTAACACTATTTATAGTGGCTTTCCTACTCCTAATGCTAATGGCAGCGTCACGCCATTTATTGAAAATAATGCTGTTCTGGGTGATATCGATGAAAAGTTTCCCGGTAACAACTTTTTGGATGAAGATTCTCTGCTATCTTATGCGCGATCGCAGGGTTTTAACACAGCCGCAATTGGTAAGTTAGGGCCAGTTGCTATCCAAGATGTCACCCAAGTTAACCGAGAAGGTGGGACTGCGGGGAATATTCCCATCCCCAAGACTGTCATTATTGATGATCGCACAGGTGCAGCACCTAATCCTGTAACAGGCTCCCCCCAAGCTGTACCACTTGACCCGGATATTATCGCTCGTTTACAGGCGGCTGGCTTACCAACAACCACCCCTAGTAGAGGCGCAAATGGTGTTTCTGGCAATAATACAACTCCAGGAACTACAGTTGCGAATGTTGACCAACAAAAGTTTTTTATCGATGCCACAACTAAAGCAGTTCTACCCGAATTTCAGGATGAGGGTCAACCATTCGCTCTAGTTTACTGGTCAAGAGACCCTGATGGTAGTCAACACAATCAAGGTGATAGCCTCAATAGCCTCACCCCAGGTATTAATGGGGACACTTCCAAAGCTGGTGTCAAGAATGCTGATGATAACTTAAAGCAACTTCTCGACTACCTCAAAAGTACAGGTTTAGACAAGACTACTGATGTTTTTATCACCTCTGACCACGGTTTTTCTACCATCAGTAAACAAGCGATTGATAACCAAGGTACAAAAACTAACAGTTATGCGGCTACGCTAACCTACGCTGGTGTCAATCAAGGATTTCTCCCACCGGGTTTTGTGGCCATTGATTTAGCTCATGATTTAGGTCTAACCTTATATGATCCTGATAAAAATACAGTCGCGCCTCTAGACATCAATAATATTCAGTATGCTGTTGTTGATCCCACACAAGGTCAACGTCCTACGGCTGGGAATGGTGTCATTGGTGGTACAGGCAAGATTGTTAATGGTCAGCTTGACACGGGTACGAAGGTGATTGTAGCTGCCAATGGCGGCTCTGATTTGATTTACCTGCCGAACAACGACGTTAACTTAGCTAAACAGGTAGTAAATTTCCTCTCGCAAAAAGATTACATTAGTGGGATTTTTGTCAACGATGCTTTTGGTTCCATTCCCGGAACTTTACCACTAAGCGCCATTGGTTTAAAAGGTGATGCGAAAACACCAGTACCATCGATTATTATCAATTTCAAAACCTTTAGCACAGACCCAAGTAACCCTAACAATCCCCAAGCTGAAGTAGAGATTGCTGATACAGGATTGCAACAAGGACAGGGTATGCACGGTAGCTTTGGTCGAGGCGATACTTTCAATAATATGGAAGCTATTGGCCCTGACTTCAAGACGGGTTATGTAGACTCTGCGCCTGTGAGTAATGCTGATGTCACGACCACACTAGCCCACATTTTAGGATGGAACATACCTAGCAATGGTGATTTAAAAGGCCGGGTGATTACAGAGTCACTGGTGGGAAGTCCTGACAGCGTTGCTTATACTTCTGGCACTTTGACCTCAGAACCAGCTAGCAACGGTCAAACCACTATTTTGAATTATCAGACTGTGGGCAATACTCCCTACTTTACAGCTGCGGGGTTTAGCGATCGCACTGTGGGATTAAACCCCTTAGATGTGGAGTTTGGTACTACTAATAGTGATGATATCTCTCTCAAATCAGGACAAATCCTCTTTTCTGGTGATGGTGCAGACTTTGTTGAGTCGAATGGCAACAACACAATCATTACAGGCAACGGTGATGATACTGTAGTTACAGGTAGCAACTCATCTGTATCCACTGGTAGTGGTAACGATCAAATTGCGATCGGTGCTAATGGTCCAGCCAGCAACACCAATGCTGATGGTGGTAGCGGTGATGATGAAATTACCGTCGTTGAAGCCAATGGTAGCAACAACCTGTTTGGTGGAGCCGGTGCTGACAGCTTGACTGTAGTCGAAGGTTCACGCCAATCATCCTTCGGTGGTTCTGGTAAAGACACCCTTACCAGCAACGGTGACAAGAATCGTCTCTATGGCGGTTCTGGAGATGACAAGTTGTTCTCCAACGTCAATGACTCCCTGTTTGGTGGTGATGGTGATGACGTGCTATTTGCTGGTGCTGGCGGTGGTAATCGCTTGACTGGTGGTGCAGGAATTGATCAATTCTGGATTGCTAATGGCAGTCTACCTACGAGCAAGAATATCGTGGCTGACTTCACTATTGGTGTTGACAAAATCGGATTGGGTGGAATTGGCGTAACTCAATTCAGTGCTTTAACTTTGGTGCAACAAGGTAGCGATACTTTAGTGAAGAGTGGCGCGACTGAGTTAGTTTCTCTGCTAGGAATTACTTCTACCACTTTGACAGCTAGCGATTTCGTCTTCTCTGCATAGTTTAGTTGATTTTACCCTGATTGTTAAATAAATATACTTTAATCTTTAGCCCAAAATGTGTTATAATTTGGGCTATTTTTATCTATTTTAACAATCCCATTTCTCTTATATGTTGAGTGTGGCAGAGCGTAACTCAAAAATCATCTTGGGTTTCATTGCGTTACACCCAAACTACTATGTAATTCCTGATGACATTTGTAATTTTGATTTTAAATTGTTTAATGCCTACAATCTATTTAAAATCTGCATCTGCCTATACAGCTCATGTTAAACTACAACCCGTTACATTGTTTGCCATCTTCCGAAGAACTGCCTGACTCTGAGGATATACCTGTGGATAATGAACTACAAGATTTAATTCCTAGTTTACTTAAAGCTTCACTAGCTTTAGTTTGGTCAGACCGTTGGGATTGGTTGTTTGGTATTAACTTGGGTATATATTACGACCCAAAAAAACCAGCTATTGTCCCTGATGGATTGCTCAGTGTAGATGTTAATCGCTTTATTGATGGAGATTTGCGCTTCAGTTATGTTTTGTGGGAAGAAAAAAAACCGCCGATTTTAGTCTTAGAGGTAGCTTCGCAAAAACATCTGGAAGAATACACCACCAAACAAGAATCCTATGCCAAAGAATTAGGAGTTTTGTATTACGTTATATACAATCCTTTTCGTCGGAAAAAATCTCCTTTGGAGGTTTATCGATTAGAAAATGGCGAATATATCCTGATGTCAGGAAATCCCGTTTGGCTACCTGAAGTTGGTTTAGGAATTGGACGAGAACGGGGCATTTATCAAGGTATAGCAAGGGAGTGGTTATATTGGTATGACGAACAAGAACAAAGAATACTCACACCCGAAGAACGGATGATTGAGGCAGAACAACGAGCTATTTTAGAAGCACAGCAGCGTTTAGAAGCAGAACAAGAAGTCCAAACGCTAAGAGAAAGGTTGAAAGCTTTGGGTTTTGAGCCGGAAACGACGGTTTAATGAGTGATGAGTGTTGAGTGATGAGTGCTGAGTGCTGAGTGATGAGTGCTGAGTAAAAAGAAAATATGTATGTTTTCTAGCTCTTAGGGTCTAGTCTAAACATATAAAATCAGCTTATATTCACGCACAGAAATCTCTGCGTGATTTTTAATTTGCATAAATGTTAATTGATTTGGTAATTCGGGAATCATATCAATAAACACACTGCCTGACAATACAATTTGTCACAGCAATTTATTGATCATCACCGGCAAATCAAGTATGGATATTAAATTAGGGTTCGGCTCTATTCCTAAACCTCAATATGTTTTTGTGAGTAAAGAAAACGATCACTGTTGGTATACGCTCTCAGATGATGCTAAACCAATACCAATTTATGATCGGGCTTTAACAGGTTTCATTACAGGAATTGAAGTTAATAAAAAAATAGAAACTTCACATGGAGAGTCTGAAAAAACTGATTTGCACATTTTAGCAGATAAACCTTATATTATTCGTTCAGGTAAGGAATCTTATTTTTCTAAAAGTTTACTACTTTCGTTAGATGTTTTGACTTGTGAACAGTTACGTCAGCCGTTAACGATCGCAGTGAGTCCTGGAGATAAGACAATTGTCTTTTGTACTATTTATAATCCTGTGACTTATCGTTCTGTAGGGGTGAGTTGGGATGGACATAAGGAGATTGATTGGCAAGCTTTAGGACAAAAAATTAGTCTCAAAATTAATGATACATATTTAGCACAATTAAATTGGAGTCCAGAGCAGGGCAGGGAATATTTGCAACAGAAATATGGCAAGCGATCGCGTTACCATCTTTCTGAGCTTGAACTGCTGGAGTTTACTAATTACTTGCGACTGCAACTATCTTGAAGAATTCAGGAGTCAGGAGTCAGAATTCAGCATGAATACTGTACGACTGACGCACGTATTCTGTTCGATCAATAAGATTTGGGTTTACTTAATAATTATGGCGATCGCTATTTGCCAAATTTACTTATAATTATACCAATTCTGCATTTTTGGCATAGTTAAGCTCTGGCTTTAACTAACAGTTACAAACCTTTAAAAAACTTAAATTATTCAGAGGAAAATATGAACAACTTGTATCAAAAGCTAGGTGGAAAAAGTGCTGTCGAGCTTGCTGTTGATAAGTTCTATGAGCGAGTTTTGCATGATGCCCGGATCAAACATTTTTTTGAAAACGTGGACATGAATAAACAACGCGAACATCAAAAAGCATTTTTGACTTATGCTTTTGGTGGCGCTCCTCAATATAATGGCAAGACGATGAGAGATGCCCATAAACACTTGGTTGAGGGTATGGGGTTAAGTGGTGAACACTTTGATGCTGTCGTGGAAAATTTATTGGAAACTCTCAAAGAATTAGGAGTGTCCGATGAACTGATTGGAGAAGTAGCGGCTGTAGCTACTGCACCTCAGCATAAAATGGATGTATTGAATGCCAGTTAAATAGACTAGAACTTACGCACTCAACCAATAAACCATAAATGAGGATGGTCAATGGTCAATAGTCAATAGTCAATAGTCAATGGTCAATAGTCAAAATCAAGTTTTTTTTGGACTGTTGATTATTGACAAAAAAGCCAGAAAATTTAGTGACACTGCGTAAGTTCTATAGACATCTGGTAAAAATGAATGTAGAGACGTTGCACTGCAACGTCTCTACCAGGATTTTGTGCAGCTTACTTGTACATGATCTAATTTTGAGATTTGAGTGTGTCGTGTAAGCAGCTTACTTGTACATGATCTAATTTTGAGATTTGAGTGTGTCGTGTAAGGTGTTTAACAATTCCTTGGCAGTGAAGGGTTTGGGTAAAACTTGCTGCACACCTACACCAGTAGCTTGGGTTAAGGCTTCTGTGCAATTAATGCCACTACAAGCAATAATTTGTACATCGGCGTTCATTTTTTGTAGGGTGCGAATGGCTGTAGCCCCATCCATTTCTGGCATCATCATATCCATGAATACAGCACTGATATGATGTTTGTGTTGGGCATAGAGAGCGATCGCTTCGATGCCGTTAGTAGCAATCAGAGTTTTATAGTCGTGATTTTCGAGAATTAGTTTGGTAATCTCACAAATTGGGGCTTCATCATCGACTACTAAAATTAATTCACCGTTGCCTTTGGGTGTTTCTGTTTCACTTACTGGTATATCTGGCATTCCTGGAACTGCGGGTAAAAATAGGTAAAATGTACTACCTTGATCAACTTGGCTGATGACATCGACAAAACCACCATGACTTTTGATAATTCCCATTACAGTCGATAGTCCCAGCCCTGTACCTGTGGTGATGTCTTTTGTCGTAAAGAATGGTTCAAAAATTTTATTTAATACTTCCGGTGTCATCCCCACCCCGGTATCACTGACACTGATTTTAATATAATGTCCCACTTTTGCCTCTAGATTCATCCTGGCATAGGCTTCGTCAATGAAGATATTGTCGGCAACAATGTGAATATGTCCTCCATCTGGCATGGCATCACGGGCATTAACTACCAGATTCATCAGTACTTGGTGCATTTGAGTGACATCTCCACAAACAGTCCACAGTTCTTCTGGTGAGCTGGTGGTAAACGTAATATCTTTGGGAAATGTCTGTTGACCAATCAAGACTATATCAGTAATCAGGTGCTTGAGTTGGATGATTGTGCGCTCTCCTTTAAAGCCTCGAGCAAAGGATAAGACTTGTTTGACTAGAGATGCGCCCCGTTTGGCGTTACTTTCGATGATTTCTAGTAGGTGGGGCGATCGCTCTTTATTTTGATTTGTGCTAACTTTTAATATCTGCGCAGCTGCCAAAATTGGTGTCAAAATATTATTCAAGTCGTGGGCAATACCACCTGCCAATGTTCCTAAGCTTTCTAATCTTTGAGCGCGAAAAAATTGCTCTTCTAGTTGTTTTTTCTGGGTAATGTCGGTGTCAACCACCAAAATCGATTTTGCTGCCCCATGAGCATCACGTAGCAATGTCCAGCGACTTTCAACAATAATTTCCTTACCAGATTTAGTTACTTTTGGCAACTCCCCTTGCCATCCCCCAGTTTCTACAACTGTTTTTAGCGCTTGTTCATCCAGGTGATAGGCATTTTTGGCACACAATAGTTCTTGGGGATTTTTGCCCATAGCGGCTGATTGTGACCAACCATAAGTATTTTCTGCACCTTGATTCCAAAAGACGATCGCTTTGTCTAAATTCCTGACAAAAATGGCATCAGTCGCCACATCAAGTAGGGCTGCTTGCTCACGGATTTTTTGTTCTCGCTGTTGGCGTTGCGCAGCCGCCGCCACGGCATCGCTAATATCCGAAAAAGATGTGACTACTGCATAGGGAATGGTTTCATTATCTCGCAATAAGGGTTGAGAATTAATGGTCAGCCAAATTAATTGTCCATTGGTTTTATAGACTCCCATAATCACATCCGTACAGGGTTCACCAGTACGTAAAGTCACCATTGCTGGATGTTGTTCTCTAGAGAAAAGAGAACCATCTTCTCGAATGGTACGCCAACGTTCATCGATACAGGTGCGTTCCATGAGCTGCTCTTTGCTGAGTCCGAGAATATTCTCGGCACTGGTGTTACAGGCAATGATTTGGCCATTAGCTTGCTGAAGTAAAATCCCCTCACGCATTACTGTGACTACAGAGCGATAGAGTTGTTCACTTTCTCTTAAGGCAGCTTCTGCTTGTTTGCGATCGCGCAGTGCAGCTTGCTGTTCGCTAATATCTCTAATTGTGCCAATAATCCTGATTGGCTGACCTTGTTTGTTTTCATATACTTGAGTTTTACCAGTCAGCCAGTGAATGCTGCCATCTGGCCAAACCACCCGAAAATCCAGTTTTTGTCCTACTGCATTTCTGCGAGTACCAGCTATCACTTGAGTGACTAACTTGCGATCTTCTGGATGAACTAGCTTGATATATTCTTCAAAATTAGGACACAATGTCCCACTGGGTAAGCCATACAAAGGCCCCATATTATCAGACCAAACTGTTTTATTCGTCAGACAGTTCCAGTCCCAAATGCCCATGTTGGCACATTCCATCGCTAAACTGAGTCTTTCTTGACTCTCTTTTAATG
Coding sequences within it:
- a CDS encoding PAS domain S-box protein, encoding MKLDELTMPFNELPIDLHNLYPMLDYHPLIVSPDSYVIDAVSLMNQPRSYGLPQAELDSSENFSNWSLQENSCVLVVEAGNLLGIFTERDLVKLTVAQVDLSALKMAEVMTQPVITMKISRFQGIFAILSLLRQHQIRHLPIVDEQEQLLGIVTATSLMQGFELTHKVGIFAALERLQDDFWQVSQQINGLSGSDHCQGKCENHREKLVSHELFQQAVNEHHRTQLALKQSEKLYRQLVENQTDVIIRIDDLGQIQFVNPAAAEVFGQKLEELRDKSLFDFFPVEELPQAIANLKALTTPPYSLTISEQPILTAKGVRWFQWNTTGVKNENGEVREFQGVGRDITERKQAEQSLKESQERLSLAMECANMGIWDWNCLTNKTVWSDNMGPLYGLPSGTLCPNFEEYIKLVHPEDRKLVTQVIAGTRRNAVGQKLDFRVVWPDGSIHWLTGKTQVYENKQGQPIRIIGTIRDISEQQAALRDRKQAEAALRESEQLYRSVVTVMREGILLQQANGQIIACNTSAENILGLSKEQLMERTCIDERWRTIREDGSLFSREQHPAMVTLRTGEPCTDVIMGVYKTNGQLIWLTINSQPLLRDNETIPYAVVTSFSDISDAVAAAAQRQQREQKIREQAALLDVATDAIFVRNLDKAIVFWNQGAENTYGWSQSAAMGKNPQELLCAKNAYHLDEQALKTVVETGGWQGELPKVTKSGKEIIVESRWTLLRDAHGAAKSILVVDTDITQKKQLEEQFFRAQRLESLGTLAGGIAHDLNNILTPILAAAQILKVSTNQNKERSPHLLEIIESNAKRGASLVKQVLSFARGFKGERTIIQLKHLITDIVLIGQQTFPKDITFTTSSPEELWTVCGDVTQMHQVLMNLVVNARDAMPDGGHIHIVADNIFIDEAYARMNLEAKVGHYIKISVSDTGVGMTPEVLNKIFEPFFTTKDITTGTGLGLSTVMGIIKSHGGFVDVISQVDQGSTFYLFLPAVPGMPDIPVSETETPKGNGELILVVDDEAPICEITKLILENHDYKTLIATNGIEAIALYAQHKHHISAVFMDMMMPEMDGATAIRTLQKMNADVQIIACSGINCTEALTQATGVGVQQVLPKPFTAKELLNTLHDTLKSQN
- a CDS encoding alkaline phosphatase family protein, which encodes MTDTNGNAKNVIIFVADGLRHGSVNPVDTPTLYSIRQQGVSFTNSHSLFPTFTTPNASAIATGHYLGDTGDFSNTIYSGFPTPNANGSVTPFIENNAVLGDIDEKFPGNNFLDEDSLLSYARSQGFNTAAIGKLGPVAIQDVTQVNREGGTAGNIPIPKTVIIDDRTGAAPNPVTGSPQAVPLDPDIIARLQAAGLPTTTPSRGANGVSGNNTTPGTTVANVDQQKFFIDATTKAVLPEFQDEGQPFALVYWSRDPDGSQHNQGDSLNSLTPGINGDTSKAGVKNADDNLKQLLDYLKSTGLDKTTDVFITSDHGFSTISKQAIDNQGTKTNSYAATLTYAGVNQGFLPPGFVAIDLAHDLGLTLYDPDKNTVAPLDINNIQYAVVDPTQGQRPTAGNGVIGGTGKIVNGQLDTGTKVIVAANGGSDLIYLPNNDVNLAKQVVNFLSQKDYISGIFVNDAFGSIPGTLPLSAIGLKGDAKTPVPSIIINFKTFSTDPSNPNNPQAEVEIADTGLQQGQGMHGSFGRGDTFNNMEAIGPDFKTGYVDSAPVSNADVTTTLAHILGWNIPSNGDLKGRVITESLVGSPDSVAYTSGTLTSEPASNGQTTILNYQTVGNTPYFTAAGFSDRTVGLNPLDVEFGTTNSDDISLKSGQILFSGDGADFVESNGNNTIITGNGDDTVVTGSNSSVSTGSGNDQIAIGANGPASNTNADGGSGDDEITVVEANGSNNLFGGAGADSLTVVEGSRQSSFGGSGKDTLTSNGDKNRLYGGSGDDKLFSNVNDSLFGGDGDDVLFAGAGGGNRLTGGAGIDQFWIANGSLPTSKNIVADFTIGVDKIGLGGIGVTQFSALTLVQQGSDTLVKSGATELVSLLGITSTTLTASDFVFSA
- a CDS encoding group 1 truncated hemoglobin codes for the protein MNNLYQKLGGKSAVELAVDKFYERVLHDARIKHFFENVDMNKQREHQKAFLTYAFGGAPQYNGKTMRDAHKHLVEGMGLSGEHFDAVVENLLETLKELGVSDELIGEVAAVATAPQHKMDVLNAS
- a CDS encoding Uma2 family endonuclease; this encodes MLNYNPLHCLPSSEELPDSEDIPVDNELQDLIPSLLKASLALVWSDRWDWLFGINLGIYYDPKKPAIVPDGLLSVDVNRFIDGDLRFSYVLWEEKKPPILVLEVASQKHLEEYTTKQESYAKELGVLYYVIYNPFRRKKSPLEVYRLENGEYILMSGNPVWLPEVGLGIGRERGIYQGIAREWLYWYDEQEQRILTPEERMIEAEQRAILEAQQRLEAEQEVQTLRERLKALGFEPETTV